A part of Desulfovibrio sp. Huiquan2017 genomic DNA contains:
- a CDS encoding SiaB family protein kinase: MSLFKYYEEMQGEGVILYFNGPVSQHMVESIAGLMRTKMRAEDTGLGSAQRVFAVLVEQMQNIVRYSLEQRTDSLEQLGEMAHGQVVVGREKDGRFFVACGNRMLTDDSRSLVRYLRRLQGMTKEELKAYYREQRKLHGAGTLKGAGLGLVEMARKASRPLDYDIVPVDASTSFFSMKVVTQ; this comes from the coding sequence ATGAGTTTGTTCAAATACTACGAAGAGATGCAAGGTGAAGGGGTGATTCTGTACTTCAACGGCCCCGTCTCCCAGCACATGGTGGAATCCATAGCCGGGCTGATGCGCACCAAGATGCGCGCCGAGGACACGGGCCTGGGTTCGGCTCAGCGTGTGTTCGCCGTGCTGGTGGAGCAGATGCAGAACATCGTCCGCTATTCCTTGGAGCAGCGGACGGACAGCCTGGAGCAGCTGGGCGAGATGGCCCACGGCCAGGTTGTGGTCGGCCGGGAAAAAGACGGCCGGTTCTTCGTGGCGTGCGGCAACAGGATGCTGACGGACGACTCCCGCAGCTTGGTCAGGTATCTTCGGCGGTTGCAGGGCATGACCAAGGAAGAGCTGAAGGCGTACTACAGGGAGCAGCGGAAGCTGCACGGCGCCGGGACCCTCAAGGGCGCGGGGCTGGGCTTGGTGGAGATGGCTCGCAAGGCATCGCGCCCTCTGGATTACGATATTGTCCCGGTGGATGCCTCCACCTCGTTTTTTTCCATGAAAGTGGTGACCCAGTAG
- a CDS encoding Fur family transcriptional regulator — MQESLKSFRKYLSSNNLKLTQQRMLIFRAFMSGQDKVSPDDLLGIVQDMDDNISRSTIYRTVKHLRNAGIARCIHRGDGITYYEPMGDQSCRMICERCGKNIPIRNPYLECIQQETARQQGFTLFRYQCVIHGLCSECIAKEHPVPPGKNTLPKQRKEA, encoded by the coding sequence ATGCAGGAATCACTAAAATCATTTCGCAAGTACCTGAGCAGCAACAACCTCAAACTGACGCAACAGCGGATGCTCATTTTCAGGGCGTTCATGAGCGGTCAGGACAAGGTCAGCCCCGACGACCTGCTGGGCATTGTCCAGGACATGGACGACAACATAAGCCGGTCGACCATATACCGAACGGTCAAACACCTGCGCAACGCGGGGATAGCCCGCTGCATTCACCGGGGGGACGGCATCACCTACTACGAGCCCATGGGCGACCAGTCCTGCCGGATGATCTGCGAACGTTGCGGGAAAAACATCCCGATCCGAAACCCGTACCTGGAATGCATACAGCAGGAGACGGCCCGGCAGCAGGGATTCACCCTCTTCCGCTACCAATGCGTCATCCACGGGCTGTGTTCCGAGTGTATCGCGAAGGAACATCCGGTACCGCCGGGAAAAAACACGCTCCCCAAACAAAGGAAAGAAGCATGA
- a CDS encoding Fur family transcriptional regulator yields the protein MLKSAEQVFIEYLKENKLPLTPQRRCIAEIFLQTEGHFSAERLCELVRLILPNLGQATIYRTLKLLVDSGLAEAIDPGDGVVLYEHGYGHEHHDHLVCRKCGRKVEVQDPVIEKRQEALASMHGFNLIRHRMYLYGECRDCRETE from the coding sequence ATGTTGAAATCAGCGGAACAGGTTTTCATCGAATACCTCAAAGAGAACAAGCTGCCCCTCACCCCGCAGCGCAGGTGCATAGCGGAGATATTTCTTCAAACCGAAGGACACTTTTCCGCCGAGAGGCTGTGCGAACTGGTCAGGCTGATCCTGCCCAACCTCGGCCAGGCGACCATCTACCGGACGTTGAAGCTTTTGGTGGACTCCGGGCTGGCCGAGGCCATCGACCCCGGCGACGGGGTGGTCCTGTACGAACACGGTTATGGCCACGAGCACCATGATCATCTCGTTTGCCGGAAGTGCGGACGAAAGGTGGAGGTGCAGGACCCGGTAATCGAGAAGCGCCAGGAGGCCCTGGCTTCAATGCACGGCTTCAATCTCATCCGGCACCGCATGTATCTTTACGGCGAGTGCCGCGATTGCCGGGAGACCGAGTGA
- a CDS encoding VWA-like domain-containing protein, whose amino-acid sequence MDAARRKLAKARTALLLEQPFFGSLCLRMEPRPDPTCATAWTDGRTLAYNPIFVASLKDEQVQGLMAHTVMHPACQHHVRRGQRDHAMWNTACDHAINWILMDAGISLPPKYLDNPAYHGLTAEEIYVQLHTLRSEENRPVLTEGNNDSDEEMETEEAESAEGSAQDGDGQDDGSGGEADGDGGMDDGSAGDEPGGDDVEATGDPGGSGEVRDGEDQNDGGGAGDPATDESWELALAQAAQAAREIGDLPGGLERLINDVLNPTADWRDLLSRYICERARDDYSWTPPNKRFLHLDLILPSLSHRRLPEIVLAMDTSGSVAGAEMDQFAAELTGILEEFDTTVHVVYCDSAVAGTDSFSRGDLPLDLTPVGGGGTDFRPAFRWVEQEGLDPGCLIYLTDLECLQFPEREPDYPVLWARVGQGEKTPPFGEIIEIS is encoded by the coding sequence ATGGACGCAGCCCGTAGGAAATTGGCCAAGGCGCGTACTGCGCTGCTGCTGGAGCAGCCGTTTTTCGGCTCCCTGTGCCTGCGCATGGAGCCGAGACCGGACCCGACCTGCGCCACGGCATGGACCGACGGACGCACCCTGGCCTACAACCCGATCTTTGTCGCGTCCCTCAAGGATGAGCAGGTCCAGGGGCTGATGGCCCACACGGTCATGCACCCCGCCTGCCAGCATCACGTCCGCCGGGGGCAGCGTGACCACGCCATGTGGAACACCGCCTGCGATCACGCCATCAACTGGATTCTGATGGACGCGGGCATCAGCTTGCCGCCCAAGTACCTGGACAATCCCGCCTATCACGGCCTGACCGCCGAGGAGATTTACGTCCAGTTGCACACCCTCCGATCCGAGGAGAACCGGCCGGTCCTGACCGAGGGAAACAACGACTCCGATGAGGAAATGGAGACCGAGGAGGCCGAGTCCGCAGAGGGAAGCGCTCAGGACGGTGACGGTCAAGACGACGGCTCCGGCGGTGAAGCGGACGGCGACGGCGGCATGGACGACGGCTCGGCCGGGGACGAACCCGGCGGGGACGATGTCGAAGCCACCGGCGACCCCGGCGGTTCCGGGGAGGTTCGGGACGGTGAGGACCAAAACGACGGCGGCGGAGCCGGCGATCCGGCCACGGATGAGTCTTGGGAGCTGGCACTGGCCCAGGCGGCCCAGGCGGCCCGCGAGATCGGTGATCTGCCCGGCGGCCTGGAGCGGCTGATCAACGACGTGCTCAACCCGACGGCGGACTGGCGTGATCTGCTTTCACGGTACATCTGCGAGCGGGCCAGGGACGATTACAGCTGGACCCCGCCCAACAAGCGCTTTTTGCATCTCGATTTGATCCTTCCGTCACTGTCGCACCGGCGGCTCCCTGAGATTGTCCTGGCCATGGACACCTCGGGCAGCGTCGCCGGGGCGGAGATGGATCAATTTGCCGCCGAACTTACCGGCATTCTCGAAGAGTTCGATACCACGGTTCATGTGGTCTACTGCGACTCGGCCGTGGCCGGGACAGACTCGTTCTCCCGGGGCGACCTGCCCCTCGATCTGACTCCGGTCGGGGGCGGGGGCACGGACTTTCGCCCTGCCTTTCGGTGGGTGGAGCAGGAGGGGCTGGACCCCGGCTGCCTGATCTATCTGACCGACCTGGAATGCCTCCAGTTCCCGGAGCGGGAACCGGATTATCCGGTTCTCTGGGCCAGGGTGGGGCAGGGGGAAAAGACCCCGCCGTTCGGAGAGATCATCGAAATATCCTAG
- a CDS encoding sensor domain-containing diguanylate cyclase produces the protein MSKDIFYKEATALDQARAALETVMGLDRNAERAFRALVDGYAKLLRQSERMVTMGDRMQNSLNSLNRELADSESKYRGVFENVTEGIYRCGRDGNFIEVNPSLACMFGFSRVEDFLERLPNIRLLFAAEEDYAQYRKVLASQTVRRREVRAAPEGGNELWVELSASLMGSAEDGEDTVVGVMTDVTERRYMLEEMCRLARTDSLTGLWNRAYFMELANREAARSRRNGTGLSLLILDLDYFKGVNDTHGHDVGDRALIETVGRMRASVREIDVVGRYGGEEFVVLLPDADTSAACSVAERILHNLRSEPVDCGAVRLHLTASIGLTSMMVEDDLDALLKFADIALYAAKKKGRDRSECYRRESCPESGCGPSSSPGGQWGELL, from the coding sequence ATGAGTAAGGACATCTTCTACAAGGAAGCGACCGCCCTGGACCAGGCGCGGGCCGCGTTGGAAACCGTCATGGGGCTGGACCGCAATGCGGAAAGGGCCTTCCGGGCGCTTGTCGACGGGTATGCCAAGCTGTTGCGGCAAAGCGAACGGATGGTGACCATGGGCGACAGGATGCAGAACTCCCTCAACAGTCTCAACCGGGAGCTGGCGGACAGCGAGTCCAAGTATCGGGGCGTGTTCGAGAACGTCACGGAAGGCATCTACCGCTGCGGCAGGGACGGGAACTTCATAGAGGTCAACCCGTCGCTAGCGTGCATGTTCGGTTTTTCCCGCGTGGAGGACTTTCTCGAAAGACTGCCCAACATCCGGCTGCTTTTCGCGGCGGAGGAGGACTACGCCCAGTACCGCAAGGTCCTTGCCTCCCAAACGGTCCGCCGCCGGGAGGTTCGAGCCGCTCCGGAGGGCGGGAACGAATTGTGGGTGGAACTCAGCGCCAGTCTGATGGGCAGCGCGGAGGACGGGGAAGACACCGTGGTCGGCGTTATGACCGACGTCACCGAGCGGCGCTATATGCTCGAGGAGATGTGCCGCCTGGCCCGCACCGACAGCCTCACAGGCCTGTGGAACAGGGCATACTTCATGGAGCTGGCGAACCGCGAAGCGGCCAGAAGCCGCCGCAACGGGACCGGCCTGTCCCTGCTCATTCTGGACCTGGATTATTTTAAAGGTGTCAACGACACCCACGGCCACGACGTGGGCGACAGGGCGTTGATTGAGACCGTCGGTCGCATGCGCGCCTCGGTCCGCGAGATAGACGTCGTCGGGCGATACGGCGGCGAAGAATTCGTGGTCCTGCTGCCAGACGCCGATACCAGCGCCGCCTGCTCCGTGGCAGAACGCATCCTGCACAATCTGCGTTCTGAACCGGTCGACTGCGGTGCCGTGCGACTCCATCTGACTGCCTCCATAGGCCTTACCTCCATGATGGTCGAGGACGACTTGGACGCCCTGCTCAAGTTCGCGGACATCGCTCTGTACGCGGCCAAGAAGAAGGGCCGCGACCGGTCGGAATGCTACCGCCGGGAAAGTTGCCCGGAGAGCGGGTGCGGCCCCTCCTCAAGCCCCGGCGGCCAGTGGGGTGAGCTGCTGTGA
- a CDS encoding DUF1987 domain-containing protein, translating to MKKYQVQATSSSPYINFDPDKMFFEIRGESYPENCWAFYSPMFDWFREFLGGINGTPVEIDMEIIYFNSSSSKTFMDFFEMLDEQASAGKNIVVNWRYHEENESAMECGEEFMEDVDGIRFNLVEYSDTVTS from the coding sequence ATGAAGAAATATCAGGTTCAGGCGACCTCTTCGTCGCCCTATATCAATTTCGACCCGGACAAGATGTTCTTCGAGATCCGGGGCGAATCGTACCCGGAAAATTGCTGGGCGTTCTATTCCCCCATGTTTGACTGGTTCAGGGAGTTCCTGGGCGGTATCAACGGCACTCCCGTGGAGATCGACATGGAGATCATCTATTTCAATTCGTCTTCGTCCAAGACGTTCATGGACTTCTTCGAGATGCTCGACGAGCAGGCTTCGGCGGGCAAGAATATCGTGGTCAATTGGCGCTATCACGAGGAGAACGAGTCGGCTATGGAGTGCGGCGAGGAGTTCATGGAAGACGTGGACGGCATCCGGTTCAACCTGGTCGAATACAGCGACACGGTGACCTCATGA
- a CDS encoding MoxR family ATPase → MNPAHIKTSLRSLIPLGQPVFLWGAPGVGKSQVVAQAAEELGRELIDIRAVLLDPVDLRGLPSVDGPVARWNPPAFLPREGTGVLFLDELNAAPPLVQAACYQLVLDRRVGEYELPEGWSVVAAGNRETDRAVTHRMPSALANRFVHLDFSVDVNDWLAWAEQAGLGREVLDFIRFRPNLLHAFDPRRNEKAFPSPRSWEFAARILAAKPDPEVELGLLKGTVGPGAAVEFAGFLRMFRQLPDPDAVIRKPLTAVIPEEPATLYALCEALARKAGKDTAENIVEYALRLPSEFGVLLVRDAVKQHREVVDTPSFGRWAEANSAVLL, encoded by the coding sequence ATGAACCCGGCGCACATCAAGACATCGCTGCGCAGCCTGATCCCGCTCGGCCAGCCCGTGTTTCTTTGGGGCGCGCCCGGAGTGGGCAAGAGTCAGGTGGTGGCCCAGGCCGCCGAGGAACTGGGCCGGGAGCTGATAGACATCCGGGCCGTACTCCTCGATCCGGTCGATCTGCGGGGGCTGCCCTCGGTGGATGGTCCGGTGGCCCGTTGGAATCCTCCCGCATTCCTGCCCCGTGAGGGCACTGGCGTGCTTTTCCTGGACGAGCTGAACGCGGCCCCCCCGCTGGTGCAGGCCGCCTGCTACCAACTGGTGCTTGATCGCCGGGTGGGAGAGTACGAGCTGCCCGAAGGGTGGTCAGTGGTGGCCGCCGGAAACCGTGAGACCGACCGCGCGGTGACGCACCGCATGCCCTCGGCCCTGGCCAACCGATTTGTGCATCTGGATTTTTCCGTGGATGTCAACGACTGGCTGGCTTGGGCCGAACAGGCCGGGCTGGGCCGCGAGGTGCTCGATTTTATCCGCTTCAGGCCCAATCTGCTGCACGCCTTTGACCCTAGGCGGAACGAGAAGGCGTTCCCTTCGCCGAGGTCCTGGGAGTTCGCGGCCCGTATTCTGGCCGCCAAACCCGACCCGGAGGTGGAGCTGGGGTTGCTCAAGGGGACAGTGGGACCGGGCGCAGCCGTGGAGTTCGCCGGGTTCCTGCGCATGTTCCGCCAACTGCCCGACCCGGACGCGGTCATTAGGAAACCCTTGACGGCGGTTATTCCCGAAGAGCCAGCCACCCTCTATGCCTTGTGCGAGGCTCTGGCCCGCAAGGCCGGGAAGGACACGGCGGAGAACATCGTCGAATACGCTTTGCGCCTGCCTTCGGAGTTCGGCGTTCTGCTGGTCAGGGATGCGGTCAAGCAGCACCGTGAGGTGGTCGACACCCCATCGTTCGGGCGTTGGGCCGAGGCCAACTCGGCCGTGCTTTTGTAG
- a CDS encoding PP2C family protein-serine/threonine phosphatase, with protein sequence MTSLSETVRNLSVERKLSFVLLVTMVLSPLTIFIILQSGGKGQATNALIALIVASIILLVPFAKWMSHFLALRAIRELNDQCQRLKDGGYDDIGLPRGSGEGHDFQKLKWNMHWMGYTLATREIRLRRAMADLSRAQRQIGESLDCASLIQTSFLPKREGLFDYIPDHFLIWEQRDVVGGDAYWFQATRTGFLLGVIDCTGHGVPGAFMTLIVTSLLRKATEDTESPAQVLARMNVLIKDALRQNGRDARSDHGMDCALCHVDRSKGRLTFAGANTPLYFMDGDGVEVVKGDRCGLGYVRSPRDFEFNEHDIQVERGMRFYLASDGLVDQVGGERGFPYGRTRLEEFLDKGKNSPIAAQGLDLAEELRRYQGQEKRRDDITIIGFEL encoded by the coding sequence ATGACGAGCCTGTCCGAAACCGTTCGAAACCTGAGTGTCGAGCGCAAGCTGAGCTTCGTCTTGCTGGTGACCATGGTGCTGTCCCCACTGACCATTTTCATCATCCTGCAATCGGGGGGGAAGGGGCAGGCCACCAATGCGCTCATCGCCCTTATCGTCGCCTCCATTATCCTGCTGGTGCCGTTCGCCAAGTGGATGAGCCACTTCCTCGCCCTGCGGGCCATCCGTGAACTCAACGACCAGTGCCAGCGCCTCAAGGACGGGGGGTATGATGACATCGGGCTGCCCAGGGGCAGCGGCGAGGGCCACGATTTCCAGAAACTCAAGTGGAACATGCACTGGATGGGCTACACCCTCGCCACCCGCGAGATCCGTCTGCGGCGGGCCATGGCAGACCTCTCCCGGGCCCAGCGCCAGATCGGGGAGAGCCTCGACTGCGCCAGCCTGATCCAGACCTCGTTCCTGCCCAAGAGGGAGGGGCTTTTCGACTACATCCCCGATCACTTCCTGATCTGGGAGCAGCGGGACGTGGTGGGCGGTGACGCCTATTGGTTCCAGGCCACCCGGACCGGCTTCCTGCTCGGGGTCATCGACTGCACCGGCCACGGCGTGCCGGGCGCGTTCATGACGCTGATCGTGACCTCGCTGCTCCGGAAGGCGACCGAAGACACCGAAAGTCCGGCCCAGGTCCTGGCCCGGATGAATGTGCTGATCAAGGACGCCCTGCGCCAGAACGGCAGGGATGCCCGCTCCGACCACGGCATGGACTGCGCCCTGTGTCATGTGGACCGCAGTAAAGGGCGCTTGACCTTTGCCGGGGCCAATACGCCGCTCTATTTCATGGACGGAGACGGGGTGGAGGTTGTCAAGGGAGACCGCTGCGGGCTGGGCTATGTCCGCTCCCCCAGGGATTTTGAATTCAACGAGCACGATATCCAGGTTGAGAGGGGCATGCGTTTCTATCTCGCTTCCGACGGCCTGGTGGACCAGGTGGGCGGCGAGCGTGGCTTCCCCTATGGCAGGACCCGGCTCGAGGAGTTCCTCGACAAGGGGAAAAACTCACCCATCGCGGCCCAGGGCCTCGACCTGGCCGAGGAGCTCAGGCGGTACCAGGGCCAGGAGAAACGGCGGGACGACATCACGATCATCGGTTTTGAATTGTAA